In Nitrosarchaeum koreense MY1, one genomic interval encodes:
- the lysW/argW gene encoding alpha-aminoadipate/glutamate carrier protein LysW, which yields MSKCEECDADISIPKDAMEGEIVTCPECGASFELAKGSEGFQLKPAQSVGEDWGQ from the coding sequence ATGTCAAAATGTGAAGAATGTGATGCAGATATTTCCATTCCAAAGGATGCTATGGAAGGAGAAATTGTAACATGTCCGGAATGTGGCGCAAGTTTTGAATTAGCAAAAGGCTCAGAAGGTTTCCAATTAAAGCCTGCCCAATCGGTTGGCGAGGATTGGGGGCAGTGA